Proteins from one Oscillatoria nigro-viridis PCC 7112 genomic window:
- a CDS encoding glycosyltransferase family 39 protein, whose protein sequence is MAQQHRDSGSKSLLVLGIIWLLGAISDRLWFALDRSVPAWDQAEYLTSTLNYLQALQHPQWFSGEWWTNFWLLSTKIPPLAYILTVPFLQVFGTGGDRATLVHLLFSAILLASVYSLGVQLFNRQVGLWAAAICVLLPGLYRFRLQFLLDYPLTAAITFAFYCLTMWKASEGRSSATDSVTDVTDVTDRTQLKERTNKKYKFSPSPTLPLSASSFFWAIAFGISLGLSILVKHTTVLFLFTPIVWLAVGAVRQKAWGRLAQLAGSLLLSVAVFGPWAKTNWLLILTGGKRATVDSAIAEGDPALNTIDAWIYYGQHLPEHISWPLLLIPLVGFILYWRRRQDSSSIFYLNSCRWLAVFWGGAYLINSLNINKDDRYVIPYLPVLSIFLAYCLTLWPCRWGRQIRWGTIGLAILAMLFHILPLGGTLGNTLVQIISPGNSSYPYLGKEWPHREVIAEIIDREPYLQSTLGVLPSTPEINQHNLNFYGALANFQVYGRQVGTNLKEVPQDVRSLSWFVTKTGPQGSIREGIKQAQNAAVAAIEKGNQFELDKTWVLPDYTNLNLYRKRVQPVEIQPLNEGRSQVQLDRVTVGEKAVPGVALPVTYTWSGPWQQLQSGLVLVTWQNQQSGDIPPGQTFRILHDRAIAQATLHPGKLEADKFAVGFRVVDRTAMLPPANIAPGTYNLQATYLNRKTGETYPINVPAVSVKIEAEPRNENKAPGNEDNTDKPELDLVTQLRAMATDLPKGLPGLEPVFEQIGRINQYDPIQDYTVQAEQALEYRLKQEPNNLELAYALAFSRVLQQNVESSIAALEKVTQLDSKNPYAYAYLAFVHLYGWHPKAAQTALKPALALNSHLPEIRVLNGAAALMQGNLIQAWQDLQYLKKLKI, encoded by the coding sequence ATGGCACAGCAACATCGGGACAGCGGAAGTAAGAGTCTGCTTGTCTTGGGAATAATTTGGCTGCTGGGGGCAATTAGCGATCGCCTCTGGTTTGCCCTCGATCGATCTGTCCCCGCGTGGGATCAAGCAGAATACCTGACTAGCACCCTGAATTACTTGCAGGCGTTGCAGCATCCTCAGTGGTTTTCCGGGGAGTGGTGGACAAACTTCTGGCTGCTTTCGACGAAAATTCCGCCCTTGGCATACATCTTAACCGTTCCGTTTCTTCAGGTTTTCGGTACTGGGGGCGATCGGGCAACCCTCGTTCATCTATTATTTAGTGCAATTCTCCTCGCCTCAGTCTACAGTCTGGGCGTCCAATTATTTAACCGGCAAGTCGGTTTGTGGGCCGCTGCAATTTGCGTTTTGTTACCGGGACTTTATCGGTTTCGCTTGCAATTTTTACTCGACTATCCCCTCACTGCGGCGATTACTTTTGCTTTCTATTGTCTGACAATGTGGAAGGCTTCTGAAGGAAGAAGTTCGGCAACGGATTCTGTAACGGATGTAACGGATGTAACAGATAGAACTCAGTTGAAAGAACGAACGAATAAAAAGTATAAATTCTCCCCCTCCCCCACTCTCCCCCTCTCCGCGTCATCTTTCTTTTGGGCGATCGCCTTTGGAATTTCTCTCGGTTTATCAATATTAGTTAAACACACTACCGTATTATTTCTGTTTACCCCGATTGTATGGTTGGCTGTTGGTGCTGTACGGCAAAAAGCTTGGGGAAGATTAGCCCAATTAGCAGGTAGTTTGTTGCTGTCGGTGGCGGTGTTTGGGCCCTGGGCGAAAACCAATTGGCTGTTAATTTTGACCGGGGGAAAACGGGCAACGGTGGATTCTGCGATCGCCGAAGGAGATCCGGCCCTCAATACGATCGACGCTTGGATTTACTACGGCCAACACTTACCCGAACACATTTCTTGGCCTCTGTTACTGATTCCCTTAGTAGGATTCATACTTTATTGGCGTCGCCGGCAAGATAGTTCCTCAATCTTTTATCTCAACTCCTGTCGCTGGCTGGCTGTTTTCTGGGGAGGAGCTTATTTAATTAATTCTCTAAATATCAACAAAGATGACCGATATGTGATACCTTATTTGCCAGTTTTATCTATTTTCTTAGCCTACTGTTTAACACTCTGGCCTTGTCGGTGGGGACGACAAATTCGCTGGGGTACAATTGGCTTGGCAATTCTGGCGATGCTGTTCCATATCTTGCCGCTGGGAGGTACTCTGGGAAATACCTTAGTCCAAATTATCAGTCCCGGCAATTCTAGCTATCCTTACTTGGGGAAAGAGTGGCCGCACCGAGAGGTAATTGCCGAAATTATCGATCGGGAACCTTATTTGCAATCTACTTTAGGCGTGTTGCCTTCGACGCCGGAAATTAACCAGCATAATTTGAATTTTTACGGTGCTTTGGCTAATTTTCAGGTTTACGGGCGACAGGTGGGAACGAATTTAAAAGAAGTGCCGCAAGATGTGCGATCGCTCTCTTGGTTCGTCACTAAAACAGGCCCGCAAGGTTCGATTCGCGAAGGAATTAAACAAGCTCAAAATGCTGCGGTGGCTGCGATTGAAAAAGGGAATCAATTTGAGTTAGATAAAACTTGGGTTTTGCCAGATTATACTAATTTAAATCTTTATCGCAAGCGAGTGCAGCCTGTCGAAATACAGCCGTTGAATGAAGGGCGATCGCAAGTACAATTAGATCGAGTTACTGTCGGGGAAAAAGCAGTTCCCGGAGTGGCGCTGCCGGTTACTTATACTTGGTCTGGGCCTTGGCAGCAGTTGCAGTCTGGTTTAGTGTTGGTAACGTGGCAAAATCAGCAGTCTGGCGATATTCCACCGGGACAGACTTTCAGGATTTTACACGATCGCGCGATCGCCCAGGCAACTTTGCATCCGGGGAAGCTGGAAGCGGATAAATTTGCTGTGGGGTTTCGAGTTGTCGATCGCACGGCGATGCTTCCTCCTGCTAATATTGCACCGGGAACTTACAATCTGCAAGCTACTTATCTAAATCGGAAAACCGGCGAAACTTATCCGATTAATGTGCCGGCAGTGAGTGTTAAGATCGAGGCAGAGCCTAGAAACGAGAATAAAGCACCTGGAAACGAGGATAATACAGATAAGCCTGAGTTAGATTTGGTGACTCAATTGCGGGCGATGGCGACTGATTTACCCAAAGGATTGCCCGGTTTAGAACCCGTGTTCGAGCAGATTGGACGCATCAATCAGTACGATCCAATTCAAGATTATACCGTGCAAGCGGAACAAGCATTAGAATATCGGTTGAAACAGGAACCAAATAATCTAGAATTGGCTTATGCTTTGGCATTTTCTCGGGTATTGCAGCAGAATGTCGAAAGTTCGATCGCAGCCTTAGAAAAAGTCACTCAACTCGACTCAAAAAACCCTTACGCATACGCCTATCTCGCTTTCGTACACCTGTACGGCTGGCATCCCAAAGCCGCTCAAACAGCCTTAAAACCTGCTCTCGCTCTCAACTCCCACCTACCGGAAATTAGAGTTTTAAACGGTGCAGCGGCTCTGATGCAAGGTAATCTCATTCAAGCATGGCAAGATTTGCAATACTTAAAAAAACTAAAAATTTAA
- a CDS encoding cobalamin-binding protein: MNQLRIVSLIPSATEIVALLGLTDAIVGRSHECDYPPEIQNLPVCTQPKFNPEGTSSEIHNRVTELLQNALSVYKVEIDTLEKLQPTHIITQAQCEVCACSLTEVEQAVSTLVNSKPEIISLQPNLLAEIWTDIQRVADALGVDAKSAIDLLQSRIDAITSKAQASSIMTTKERLPKVACIEWIEPLMAAGNWIPELVAMAGGNSLFGIVGEHSPWLKWEALVEANPDVIIFMPCGFDLNRTRSEAMQITKYAEWANLQAVKTGKVYITDGNSYFNRPGPRLVDSLEILAEILHPQIFDFGYRGKGWQPFL, from the coding sequence ATGAACCAACTCAGAATTGTCTCTCTAATTCCCAGTGCCACCGAAATTGTAGCACTTTTAGGATTAACCGATGCAATTGTCGGCCGTTCCCACGAATGCGATTATCCCCCAGAAATCCAAAATTTACCTGTTTGCACTCAGCCTAAATTCAATCCCGAAGGAACTAGCAGCGAAATTCACAACCGCGTGACAGAATTGTTGCAAAATGCGCTGAGTGTGTATAAAGTAGAAATAGATACTTTGGAAAAATTGCAGCCGACTCACATTATTACTCAAGCTCAATGTGAAGTCTGCGCTTGTTCTCTAACAGAGGTTGAACAAGCAGTAAGTACGCTGGTAAATAGCAAGCCAGAAATTATTTCTTTGCAGCCTAATTTGCTAGCAGAAATCTGGACGGATATTCAGCGAGTTGCTGATGCTTTGGGCGTAGATGCCAAAAGTGCGATCGACCTTTTGCAATCCCGCATCGATGCTATTACCTCGAAAGCACAAGCATCATCTATTATGACCACAAAAGAGAGACTTCCCAAAGTAGCCTGCATCGAATGGATTGAACCTTTGATGGCTGCGGGTAACTGGATTCCCGAATTAGTGGCAATGGCGGGAGGCAATTCGCTATTTGGAATTGTCGGCGAACATTCCCCTTGGTTAAAGTGGGAAGCGCTAGTAGAAGCTAATCCCGATGTAATTATTTTCATGCCTTGCGGCTTCGATTTAAACCGCACTCGCAGCGAAGCAATGCAGATAACTAAATACGCAGAATGGGCTAATTTGCAAGCAGTAAAAACTGGGAAAGTTTACATAACTGACGGCAATTCTTACTTTAATAGGCCGGGGCCGAGATTGGTTGATTCGTTAGAAATTTTAGCAGAAATTCTCCATCCCCAAATCTTCGATTTTGGCTATCGGGGTAAGGGTTGGCAGCCATTTTTGTAA
- a CDS encoding fasciclin domain-containing protein: MKNQNLPSWMKQLTGFAGIIGASALIGFPAVAHITSNTDVANANQTQQVPGKVKTAASPASTAATKDIVAIASGDPQFKTLTKALGAAGLVTTLQGKGPFTVFAPTDAAFAALPKGTLDDLLKPANKAKLTKILTYHVVPGSVLSTSLKSGDVKSVEGSSLKVAVSAGKVTVSGANVVKADIKATNGVIHVIDKVLMPPDAK; this comes from the coding sequence ATGAAAAATCAAAATTTACCTAGCTGGATGAAACAACTCACAGGTTTCGCAGGAATAATCGGCGCTAGCGCGTTGATTGGTTTCCCGGCTGTAGCTCACATCACCTCCAACACCGATGTTGCTAATGCAAATCAAACTCAACAAGTTCCTGGAAAGGTGAAAACCGCTGCTTCACCGGCATCAACTGCAGCTACTAAGGATATTGTTGCTATTGCATCTGGCGACCCTCAATTCAAGACGCTGACAAAAGCTTTGGGAGCAGCCGGTTTGGTGACAACTTTACAAGGAAAAGGCCCTTTCACTGTTTTTGCACCGACAGACGCGGCATTTGCTGCTTTGCCAAAAGGAACTTTGGATGATTTGCTCAAACCCGCCAACAAAGCCAAACTTACTAAGATTTTAACTTACCACGTTGTTCCTGGTTCGGTTTTATCTACTAGCCTGAAATCCGGCGATGTTAAAAGTGTCGAAGGCAGTTCGCTGAAGGTAGCTGTTAGCGCAGGCAAAGTTACTGTCAGCGGCGCTAATGTTGTGAAAGCTGATATCAAAGCTACCAACGGCGTGATTCACGTAATTGACAAGGTTTTGATGCCCCCTGATGCCAAGTAG
- a CDS encoding MBL fold metallo-hydrolase codes for MKRRQLIRYAQTGLLAAFFTGLPSGWESYQAQTADSLSVQWLGHTCFLFAGGGARVLVNPFRPLGCTAGYRSPKVQTDLILISSRLLDEGAIDGFAGNPGLLYEPGAYKSNGLRIQGIRTQKDREGGRRFGVNVAWLWQQAGVKILHLGGVAGPIGIEEQILIGRPDVVLIPVGGGPKAYTPAEAKQTLQLLKPKMVIPTHFKTQAADAAACDLVPLDEFLALMDGTPVRRLNNDTISIKSADLPQTGSVIEVLSYRFGG; via the coding sequence ATGAAACGGCGACAATTAATACGTTACGCACAGACGGGTTTGCTAGCAGCTTTCTTTACTGGTTTGCCATCTGGATGGGAAAGCTATCAAGCTCAAACTGCTGATTCTTTGTCGGTTCAGTGGTTGGGGCACACTTGCTTCTTGTTCGCCGGAGGCGGTGCGAGGGTGCTGGTGAATCCTTTTCGCCCCCTGGGCTGTACGGCAGGCTATCGTTCTCCTAAAGTGCAAACAGATTTGATTCTGATTAGCAGCCGGTTGCTCGATGAAGGGGCCATCGACGGATTTGCGGGCAATCCCGGCCTTTTGTACGAACCGGGGGCTTACAAGTCTAACGGGCTGCGGATTCAAGGGATTCGGACCCAAAAAGACCGTGAGGGAGGACGGCGATTTGGGGTGAATGTGGCTTGGCTGTGGCAGCAAGCGGGCGTTAAGATTTTACACTTGGGCGGAGTTGCTGGCCCGATCGGCATTGAAGAACAAATCTTGATCGGGCGGCCCGATGTAGTGCTGATTCCCGTGGGCGGCGGGCCGAAAGCTTACACTCCGGCGGAAGCGAAGCAAACTTTGCAACTTCTCAAACCGAAGATGGTGATTCCGACACATTTCAAAACCCAAGCCGCCGATGCTGCTGCGTGCGATTTGGTGCCGCTGGATGAATTCTTGGCGCTGATGGATGGTACGCCGGTGCGCCGATTGAATAATGACACGATTTCGATCAAATCTGCTGACTTACCCCAAACTGGTTCGGTGATTGAGGTTTTGAGTTACAGATTTGGTGGTTGA
- a CDS encoding anthranilate synthase component II → MIIVIDNYDSFTYNLVQYLGELGAQLPVASEVQVYRNDQISLAEIRRLQPAAVVISPGPGRPEDAGISLELIKELGPTLPILGVCLGHQSIGQVFGGKIVSAPVLMHGKTSQVEHAGVGVFQGVESPMIATRYHSLVIEKQSCPEVLEITAWVEDGTIMGVRHREYPHIEGVQFHPESILTTSGKQLLRNFLERL, encoded by the coding sequence GTGATTATAGTCATCGATAACTACGACAGTTTTACATACAATTTGGTACAGTATTTAGGAGAACTGGGTGCCCAGTTGCCGGTAGCAAGCGAAGTGCAAGTCTACCGCAACGACCAAATCTCCTTAGCAGAAATTCGCCGATTGCAGCCGGCAGCAGTGGTAATTTCTCCAGGCCCGGGGCGGCCGGAAGATGCGGGAATTTCTCTGGAATTAATCAAAGAATTGGGGCCGACTCTACCGATTTTAGGCGTGTGCCTCGGACATCAAAGTATCGGTCAAGTATTCGGCGGGAAAATTGTTTCTGCGCCCGTGTTGATGCACGGCAAAACTTCTCAGGTAGAACACGCAGGAGTCGGAGTTTTTCAGGGCGTGGAATCGCCGATGATTGCAACTCGCTATCACAGTTTGGTAATTGAAAAGCAGAGTTGTCCAGAAGTTTTGGAAATTACGGCTTGGGTTGAAGACGGAACTATTATGGGCGTGCGGCACCGGGAATATCCGCATATTGAAGGTGTGCAGTTTCACCCGGAAAGTATTTTGACGACTTCGGGAAAGCAATTATTGCGAAATTTCTTGGAACGGCTTTAG
- a CDS encoding diacylglycerol kinase, which yields MTLDRPSISSQIAQFLPMPQDSSSQTVHESKKALKYNRELSWKIASSLATSFRYAWGGLSYAFETQRNFRIHTVIGTLAIGLGLFLQLKPVEISVIGVTIGIVLAMELLNTAIESVVDLTVGQSYHELAKIAKDCGAGAVLVSAMAAIIVGAALLLPPLWAVVQIAIGRQ from the coding sequence ATGACACTAGATAGACCCTCAATTTCATCACAAATCGCACAGTTCCTGCCCATGCCTCAAGACTCTTCTAGCCAGACAGTCCACGAGTCTAAAAAAGCCTTGAAATACAACCGAGAGCTGTCCTGGAAAATCGCATCTAGCTTAGCTACCAGTTTTAGATACGCTTGGGGGGGTCTGAGTTATGCTTTTGAAACTCAGCGCAATTTTCGGATTCACACAGTTATAGGAACATTGGCGATCGGACTCGGGCTATTTTTGCAACTCAAACCTGTAGAAATATCTGTGATCGGCGTCACCATTGGCATAGTTTTAGCAATGGAACTGCTGAATACGGCGATCGAATCGGTGGTAGACTTGACAGTCGGGCAATCTTACCACGAACTAGCCAAAATTGCCAAAGACTGCGGTGCCGGAGCGGTTCTGGTATCGGCAATGGCTGCGATCATCGTCGGTGCAGCACTTCTGCTTCCTCCTTTGTGGGCAGTAGTTCAAATTGCGATCGGCCGTCAGTAA
- the ybeY gene encoding rRNA maturation RNase YbeY: MLIEVNVEDCYGIAQQSADASNLPEIAASGEISAETWENWFSVWLENQAADVPAAPGYEVSLRLTADTEMQALNLQYRQQDRPTDVLAFAALEVDCPQLEEMQSSEPLYLGDIVISIDTANRQAQQQGHPLKTELAWLAAHGFLHLLGWDHPDEESLAQMLDRQETLLRAIGLTIQTA; this comes from the coding sequence ATGTTAATAGAGGTGAACGTCGAAGACTGTTACGGGATCGCCCAGCAGTCAGCCGACGCTTCCAACCTCCCTGAGATTGCAGCCAGCGGGGAGATTTCAGCCGAAACCTGGGAAAATTGGTTTAGCGTTTGGCTGGAAAACCAGGCGGCGGATGTGCCAGCGGCACCGGGCTACGAAGTCAGTCTGCGTTTAACCGCCGATACGGAGATGCAAGCCCTCAACCTCCAGTACCGCCAGCAAGATCGACCGACCGATGTACTAGCTTTCGCAGCTTTAGAGGTAGACTGTCCTCAGCTAGAGGAAATGCAGTCATCTGAACCCCTATACTTGGGTGATATCGTCATCTCGATCGATACAGCTAACCGACAAGCCCAGCAGCAAGGACATCCCCTGAAGACCGAACTAGCTTGGCTGGCAGCCCACGGTTTTCTGCATCTTTTGGGCTGGGATCACCCGGATGAAGAAAGTCTGGCTCAAATGCTCGATCGACAGGAAACATTGCTGCGGGCGATCGGTCTGACAATCCAAACAGCATAA
- a CDS encoding DUF3285 domain-containing protein — translation MSQPPSAIPASEESAETQTAPTNTAPPPSYVKLAMRNMVRKRATSLFHFALTAIGLLGVLVGLAFLDRYFNS, via the coding sequence ATGAGTCAACCTCCCTCAGCCATTCCCGCCTCGGAAGAGTCCGCCGAAACCCAGACAGCGCCGACAAACACTGCACCTCCACCGAGTTATGTCAAGCTGGCGATGCGGAACATGGTTCGCAAGCGGGCCACTTCTCTGTTTCATTTTGCCTTGACAGCGATCGGACTTTTAGGCGTACTCGTCGGTTTGGCTTTTCTCGATCGCTATTTCAATTCTTAA
- a CDS encoding DUF4058 family protein, whose protein sequence is MPNPFPGMNPYLESPELWRSVHNRLIVAIADLLTPQLLPKYLVDIEQRIYQLSGEDALVIGIPDVTIQRSLAPTTETTSNVAVAAPPTQSLKVRIPWPVEVKESYLQVIETETKKVVTVIEVLSPTNKRPGKGREMYEAKREKVFGSRTHLVEIDLLRSYQPMLVFDNDIEASYRILVSRANQRPLADLYLFNLPDMIPAFPLPLRAGDEEPIVDLQALLNGVYDRAAYDFRIDYTAAPVPALSESDAVWADALLGERGQVDSSQV, encoded by the coding sequence ATGCCTAATCCGTTTCCAGGGATGAATCCTTATTTAGAAAGTCCTGAATTGTGGCGTTCTGTTCACAATAGGTTAATAGTGGCGATCGCAGATTTGTTAACTCCGCAATTGCTGCCTAAATATTTAGTAGATATTGAACAAAGAATTTATCAACTCAGCGGCGAAGATGCTTTAGTAATTGGCATTCCCGATGTCACAATACAACGCTCACTAGCTCCAACAACCGAGACTACTTCTAATGTCGCCGTTGCCGCTCCGCCCACCCAGTCTTTGAAGGTGAGAATACCTTGGCCAGTGGAAGTAAAAGAAAGTTATTTGCAGGTCATCGAAACTGAAACTAAAAAGGTAGTGACTGTAATTGAAGTGCTTTCTCCAACAAATAAGCGCCCTGGAAAAGGGCGAGAAATGTATGAAGCAAAGCGAGAAAAGGTGTTTGGTAGTCGCACTCATCTGGTTGAGATTGACTTGCTGCGAAGTTACCAACCCATGTTAGTTTTTGATAACGATATTGAGGCAAGTTATCGAATTTTGGTGAGTCGGGCAAATCAAAGGCCTTTGGCAGATTTGTACCTTTTTAATTTACCCGATATGATTCCTGCATTTCCATTGCCTTTGCGCGCGGGCGACGAGGAACCAATTGTAGATTTACAAGCGTTATTAAATGGGGTTTACGATCGCGCCGCCTATGACTTTAGAATAGATTACACCGCCGCACCCGTACCTGCGCTTTCAGAATCAGATGCTGTTTGGGCGGATGCTTTGTTGGGGGAAAGAGGGCAAGTAGATTCTTCCCAGGTATAG
- a CDS encoding DUF4058 family protein, with product MPNPFPGMNPYLEHPDFWPEVHHLLISVIKESLTPQLRPKYRVAIEKRIYEIKGENSLLVAIPDVSIQQKRRPASAIASNAVAVASRTVQPLKVRIPVSEEFREGYLEVIDMATKEVVTVIEVLSPANKRWGEGREKYDNKRNKIFDSSTHLVEIDLLRAGEPLPIFGHSYKSDCRVLVSRSNQRPIADLYLFNLPDTIPAFPLPLRPEDVEPVLDLQALINQVYDRAGYDFEIDYTADAVPPLSETDAVWADSLLRERALRG from the coding sequence ATGCCTAATCCTTTTCCGGGGATGAATCCTTATTTAGAACATCCTGATTTTTGGCCAGAAGTCCATCATTTACTGATTAGTGTGATTAAGGAGTCGTTAACTCCGCAATTGCGCCCTAAATACCGCGTTGCTATTGAAAAGCGAATTTACGAAATCAAAGGTGAAAATTCTCTATTAGTAGCGATTCCTGATGTCTCTATCCAACAGAAACGCCGTCCCGCAAGTGCGATCGCATCTAATGCTGTCGCCGTCGCTTCCCGAACTGTGCAGCCTTTAAAAGTGAGAATTCCAGTCTCGGAAGAATTTAGGGAAGGATATTTAGAAGTAATCGATATGGCAACCAAGGAAGTTGTCACCGTTATTGAAGTGCTTTCGCCTGCAAATAAACGCTGGGGGGAAGGTCGAGAAAAGTATGACAATAAGCGAAATAAAATATTTGATAGCAGTACCCATTTAGTCGAAATAGACTTGTTGCGGGCTGGGGAACCTTTGCCAATTTTCGGACATTCCTATAAAAGCGACTGCCGCGTTTTAGTCAGCCGCAGCAATCAACGCCCGATCGCAGATTTATACTTATTTAACCTTCCCGATACAATTCCTGCATTTCCCTTGCCTTTGCGTCCCGAAGATGTAGAGCCTGTTCTGGATTTACAGGCGCTGATTAATCAAGTATACGATCGCGCAGGTTATGATTTTGAAATTGATTATACAGCCGATGCAGTACCCCCGCTGTCAGAAACGGATGCTGTTTGGGCCGATTCTCTGTTGCGGGAGAGAGCGTTAAGGGGATAA